The Syntrophorhabdus sp. DNA window CTCCTTTTCTCATTGTGCCTCTTCTGTCTTGTGACAACGGGGCAAAAAGCGTGCGCCGAAGCAGTCTACATCATACCACCCGCGCCAGAAAGCGGCGCCGTGCTGAAGTACAAGAGCGTGCATTTGAGCGGCACCGTCCTCGACAAACCCTCTTGCGACCCCGGAATGACGGCGAAGATATTCGTGACTCCCGTGCGCATGCTGGGAGGGTCGTCGACCACGATCGTTCCCATCGCCGGCGTGAGCGCCTTCGCCACCGATAACGGCAACGGGAAATGGACGGTCAGGGGCCAGGTCAAGACCGCCGATAACGGCCTTCTGGAAGATGGGGGCGCGATCGTCCTCGTCGTGGAGGTCTACTGCTGTGTCAATGAATTATGCAAGTGACGGGCATTTCGAAGAAGGAGATGCCCGGCTGCCGGGATCTCCAAGGGATCCCGGCAGCCGGGCATCAGGGGAAAGGGACTTCTTTTAGCCCCCGGCGAGCTTTACGACAACATAGATGTTGTTCCCTTGTCTGTGGATGAGAAAGAGAACGTTTTTCTTCCCGCTCTCCTCACCCATCTTCCTGACAAAACCTTCCACGTCCTTCACTTGAGCCCTGTTGATCTCACGGATGACGTCGCCCCTCATGATGCCCGCTTCTTCCGCCGGGCTCCCCGGTTCGACGGACGCTACGACAACGCCCTGTCGGGTCTTCAGCTGAAGGGCCCTTGCCACCTCGGGAGTGATGGCCTGGACCGTTATCCCCACTCTGTTCTCGCCGGATCCTTTTCCGGATACCTCCGCGACGGCGTCCTCCATCCGCGATATCTTCACGGTCTTGCTGACCGTCTTGCCGCCGCGGAGCAGTTTCACCGATACATCCTTGCCCACCGGCGTTGCCGCGACGATCCGAGGAAGGTCGGTGGAGGTGGCGACATCCTTGCCGTCAAATTCCACGATCACGTCCCCCGGGGTTATCCCCGCCTTATCGGCAGGTCCATCCTTGACCACATCGGCCACGAGTGCCCCTTTCCTGTCCGTAAGCCCGAAAGAGGAGGCAAGTGCCGGGGTGATCTCCTGTATGCTCACACCGAACCAGCCGCGGGTGACCCTCCCGCTTCCTTTGAGCTGGACTATCACGCTTTTGGCGGTATCGATGGGGATCGCAAAACCTATCCCCTGCCCTGAAGCGACGATCGCCGTGTTGATCCCGATCACCTCCCCTTTCGTATTGATGAGAGGGCCACCGCTGTTTCCCGGATTTATGGAAGCATCCGTCTGAATGAAGTTGTCATAAGGCCCCGAGCCGATTATCCTGCCCTTGGCACTCACGATCCCTGCCGTCACCGTCTGTTCGAGACCGAAGGGGCTGCCTATCGCGACGACCCAGCTGCCGACCTTAAGCTCCTCCGAATTGCCCATCGTTATGGGTGCGAGGTTCGAAGCGCCCTTGATCCTGATGAGCGCCAGGTCCGTCTTTGGGTCCCTGCCGACGATGCTCGCGTCGAACTCCCTCCCGTCCGCCAGCTTCACCTTGATCTCGTTGGCACCGTCCACGACGTGGTTATTTGTCACGATATAACCGTCCCCGTCGACAATGAACCCCGAGCCAAGGCTCTTTTGCCGGAAATCCTCGGGTGAACCGTTCCCTCCCCGGCGGCCGAAGAACTCTTCAAAAGGGTCTTGTCCGCCGAAGGGGCTCTCCTTGCCGAAGGGGTTGCCAAAAAAGTGGCGAAAGACGCGTCCATCCCCCTTGAGCGTCTTGACCGTCTGAATGTTCACGACGCTGGGCCGGACCTTTTCCGCCAGCTCGGTAAAATTACCGGGGACCATGATCGGCACCACGGAGCTCTTCGAAGATACCGGCGTGTTATCCGTTCCCTTGACAGCCTTCGAAACCCCGTAGCCGAGCCCCACCGTGAGGGCGATGGTCGCCAGCGTAATGACAATAGCCCTGATTACACTTCTTCGTTCCATACGGATCTCCTTGATGTGTAGTGGCCAGGCACCGCCTTGCCGATACCGCAGTCTACATCACGAAGTTCATCAGGACATGACGGCAAGATTACAAATTGGTAATGAAGACGGGTGATAGGTAATGGGTTATGGGTTGTGGATCATGGCGAGGACAGGTCTCTTTGGCCCTCAAACGGTTCAAGCGGTTCAAGCGGTTTCGACCGTCTTGCCGGGGAGGGTTACGGTGAAGGTGGCTCCTCTGTCGGGGATGCTTGTCACGGTGATATCTCCGCCGTGAGCACGCGCGATGGCCCGCGCGAGGCTGAGGCCGAGGCCCAAACCTGCTTCTGAGCGGCTCCTGTCCCCACGGTAGAACCTGTCGAAAATGCGGGGAAGGTCTTCCGGGGATATGCCTATGCCGCTGTCGCTCACGGTGAGCAGGATGCGGTTCGAACCGTCCCGCGAGAGGCGGACGTTGACGCTCCCGCCGGGAGGAGTGTACTTGATAGCGTTGTCGATGAGGTTCGCGACCATCCGCCTGATCATCCTCTTGTCCCCTGCCACGTCGACGGCCTCTTCGGTCCCACAGGTCAGAACGACACCCTTGTCGCTGGCGGCAGGTTCATAGAGATCGCATGCCTCGCGCACGAGTTCGGCCGCCTCTATCTTCTCCTGCGGAGGACGGTCCACCCCGGACTCCGTCCTCGATATCATGAGCATGGTGTTGATGGTATCGAGGAGGCGGTCGCATTCCTCGATGGTGCTTGCCGCCATGTTCTCGAACTCTTCGACGGGCCCCGAGGTCGCGAGCGTCACCTCGGCCGCTCCCCGTATCCGCGTAATGGGGCTCTTCAGGTCGTGGGCGATATTGTCGCTCATCTCCTTCATCTCCCTGACGAGCGCCTCGATACGGTCGAGCATTTCATTGAAGGTGACGGCCAGCTGATCGATCTCGTCACCCCGCATGTTGACGGGCACCCTCTGATCCAGCGTGCCCGCGGATA harbors:
- a CDS encoding DegQ family serine endoprotease — translated: MERRSVIRAIVITLATIALTVGLGYGVSKAVKGTDNTPVSSKSSVVPIMVPGNFTELAEKVRPSVVNIQTVKTLKGDGRVFRHFFGNPFGKESPFGGQDPFEEFFGRRGGNGSPEDFRQKSLGSGFIVDGDGYIVTNNHVVDGANEIKVKLADGREFDASIVGRDPKTDLALIRIKGASNLAPITMGNSEELKVGSWVVAIGSPFGLEQTVTAGIVSAKGRIIGSGPYDNFIQTDASINPGNSGGPLINTKGEVIGINTAIVASGQGIGFAIPIDTAKSVIVQLKGSGRVTRGWFGVSIQEITPALASSFGLTDRKGALVADVVKDGPADKAGITPGDVIVEFDGKDVATSTDLPRIVAATPVGKDVSVKLLRGGKTVSKTVKISRMEDAVAEVSGKGSGENRVGITVQAITPEVARALQLKTRQGVVVASVEPGSPAEEAGIMRGDVIREINRAQVKDVEGFVRKMGEESGKKNVLFLIHRQGNNIYVVVKLAGG
- a CDS encoding HAMP domain-containing protein, with translation DLPERRDEVRILYVMLGSNIILQIGEAVEGSSRFLEVFRRIFIMTMGFLIVLAAGIGWFMAKRAVSGVEAVTRTAREISAGTLDQRVPVNMRGDEIDQLAVTFNEMLDRIEALVREMKEMSDNIAHDLKSPITRIRGAAEVTLATSGPVEEFENMAASTIEECDRLLDTINTMLMISRTESGVDRPPQEKIEAAELVREACDLYEPAASDKGVVLTCGTEEAVDVAGDKRMIRRMVANLIDNAIKYTPPGGSVNVRLSRDGSNRILLTVSDSGIGISPEDLPRIFDRFYRGDRSRSEAGLGLGLSLARAIARAHGGDITVTSIPDRGATFTVTLPGKTVETA